In Symphalangus syndactylus isolate Jambi chromosome 6, NHGRI_mSymSyn1-v2.1_pri, whole genome shotgun sequence, a genomic segment contains:
- the LOC129484648 gene encoding uncharacterized protein, with protein MNFDPALGLLTPILCPEVSPPPPTSHSPLSSEPTQGKKNWTARPSRQYDIKKRGGEEEEGAEPKESAPSTSQSPPPDRILEAAGDCSNLAPRHGIPARPSQGTPERGRNASETRAVVSGARSGNRDLVGSFPTQVSRRQARPAPSPNTHSLTAPQQEQPAQAPHPGLSAPVPMSSPRPKSLRASSCCQGSRPAPAPHSLPSGEDNRERVSQRISSQTTWTHRESPRARPPESQHQASQSPPESTSGSPTIPLGNNGGWGWEPQAGLRMLGPALL; from the exons ATGAATTTTGATCCT GCGCTGGGGCTGCTAACTCCAATTCTGTGTCCCGAGGTGAGCCCCCCTCCCCCTACTTCCCATAGTCCTCTCAGCTCAGAACCAACCCAAGGCAAGAAGAACTGGACTGCGCGCCCCAGCCGGCAGTATGACATAAAGAAAAGGggtggggaagaggaagaaggggcaGAGCCAAAGGAATCCGCTCCCTCCACAAGCCAGTCCCCGCCTCCCGACAGGATCTTGGAGGCGGCCGGCGACTGCTCGAACCTAGCACCACGTCACGGCATCCCGGCGCGTCCCAGCCAGGGGACCCCAGAGCGGGGCCGCAACGCATCGGAAACCCGGGCAGTAGTTTCCGGAGCCCGCTCGGGGAACCGGGATCTTGTAGGTTCCTTCCCCACTCAAGTGTCAAGGAGACAAGCCCGCCCCGCCCCCTCTCCAAACACGCACTCCCTAACAGCACCACAACAAGAGCAGCCAGCCCAGGCTCCTCACCCGGGCCTCTCGGCGCCGGTCCCAATGTCAAGTCCACGACCCAAGTCCCTCCGGGCCAGTAGCTGTTGTCAGGGGTCCCGGCCGGCACCCGCGCCTCACTCCCTCCCCAGCGGAGAGGACAACCGAGAGAGAGTAAGCCAGCGGATATCCAGCCAGACGACCTGGACTCACCGGGAGTCTCCCAGAGCTAGACCCCCGGAGTCCCAGCACCAGGCCAGCCAGAGTCCCCCTGAGTCCACCTCGGGGAGCCCCACGATCCCGTTAGGAAACAACGGAGGATGGGGCTGGGAGCCCCAAGCCGGGCTCCGAATGCTTGGCCCGGCGCTCCTCTAG